The Henckelia pumila isolate YLH828 chromosome 2, ASM3356847v2, whole genome shotgun sequence genome includes a window with the following:
- the LOC140879122 gene encoding uncharacterized protein — translation MARRAKEESSIANKNKFDRKSTEDKEFEDDDLLSDEEPNVKKRISFQVGKFTISVDCATGSVVLPDMFKSKEGPADRVDLMQEDVSKEPCHGEHVNGHPISRVLIDNGSAVNILPLRVFKNLGKEESDLIPTEVSVTTFTGEATKTIGVFLAEVLVGSKASISAFFVVNSSANFQALLGRDWIHENHFIPSSMHQFLMFWIGDDVEIVQEDSQPFQASSIVVESRYYNGDFGPIKFYGKNKGGQHKSVYMETLETNPMFDGVLKTTVIAPPSPMIQPLIEEEPDSFEELQLEYLALAPSQLEDHQPQVQDPLEKVNLGDLDNPKPVYISALLNDELKVKMKELLAEFKDCFAWSYEDMSGLDRQLVEHRLPFKDDFKPYKQPSRRMSREVEAKVKEEIEKFVKAGFIRPIRYAEWLSNVVPVIKKNGKLKVCIDFRDLNRDTPKDVYVMPITDMLVDSVANNELLSFMDGYSGYNQIKIDERDTSKTAFRCPGAIGTFEWLVMSFGLKNAGATYQRAMNAIFHDTINHFIEVYIDDIVVKSRKTEDHVEHLRMSFERMRKHNLKLNPMKCAFGVKAGNFLGFLLHQRGVEVDQNKSKAILEARPPKNKKELQRFLGQVNYLRRFISNLAGKTKEFSQLLKLKESDEFMWEAHHQQAFEKIKEYYILQPLRSQ, via the exons ATGGCACGAAGAGCCAAGGAAGAATCTTCTATagcaaacaaaaataaatttgatagAAAGTCAACTGAAGATAAAGAGTTTGAGGATGATGACCTGTTGTCTGATGAGGAACCAAATGTAAAGAAACGGATTAGTTTCCAAGTAGGAAAATTCACCATATCGGTGGATTGTGCCACTGGATCTGTGGTTTTGCCTGATATGTTTAAATCCAAGGAGGGGCCTGCTGATCGGGTAGACTTAATGCAGGAGGATGTTTCTAAAGAACCATGCCATGGG GAACATGTGAATGGCCACCCAATCTCAAGGGTTTTGATTGATAATGGTTCTGCAGTGAATATCTTGCCATTAAGAGTGTTCAAGAACCTTGGAAAAGAAGAATCTGATCTCATTCCTACTGAGGTTTCTGTAACAACATTCACCGGCGAAGCTACTAAGACTATTGGAGTGTTCCTTGCAGAAGTTTTGGTGGGGAGTAAAGCATCAATTTCAGCATTCTTTGTGGTAAATTCTTCCGCAAATTTTCAGGCTTTGTTAGGCCGAGATTGGATACATGAAAATCATTTCATACCTTCGTCAATGCACCAATTCCTGATGTTTTGGATAGGGGACGATGTGGAGATTGTGCAAGAAGATTCCCAACCTTTCCAGGCAAGTTCCATCGTGGTTGAATCTAGATATTACAATGGTGATTTTGGACCAATTAAGTTCTATGGGAAGAACAAAGGTGGGCAACACAAATCTGTGTATATGGAGACACTAGAAACTAATCCAATGTTTGATGGAGTTCTTAAAACTACTGTCATTGCGCCTCCCAGTCCGATGATCCAACCGCTCATTGAAG AGGAACCTGATTCTTTTGAAGAATTACAATTGGAATATCTTGCATTGGCACCATCACAGTTAGAGGATCACCAACCTCAAGTTCAAGATCCTTTAGAGAAAGTGAACTTGGGAGACTTGGATAATCCAAAGCCTGTGTATATTAGTGCTTTGCTAAATGATGAATTGAAAGTAAAGATGAAGGAGTTATTGGCAGAATTCAAAGATTGCTTTGCTTGGAGTTATGAAGATATGTCTGGGTTGGATCGACAATTGGTAGAACATCGTCTTCCCTTCAAAGATGATTTCAAGCCATATAAACAACCATCAAGACGAATGTCTAGAGAAGTGGAAGCGAAGGTGAAAGAAGAAATAGAGAAATTCGTGAAAGCAGGGTTCATTAGACCAATCAGATATGCGGAATGGCTCTCAAATGTAGTTCCTGTAATAAAAAAGAATGGAAAACTGAAAGTTTGTATTGATTTCAGGGATCTTAATAGAGACACTCCAAAAGATGTATATGTGATGCCAATAACTGATATGCTCGTTGATTCGGTAGCCAACAATGAATTGTTGTCATTTATGGATGGTTACTCTGGGTATAACCAAATAAAAATTGACGAAAGGGATACCTCAAAGACTGCCTTTAGGTGTCCAGGTGCTATTGGCACTTTTGAATGGCTTGTGATGTCATTCGGGTTAAAGAACGCTGGTGCAACTTATCAAAGAGCAATGAATGCAATCTTTCATGACACGATCAACCACTTTATTGAAGTGTACATCGATGATATTGTGGTGAAGTCAAGAAAAACAGAAGATCATGTGGAACATTTGAGAATGAGTTTTGAACggatgcggaaacataatctaAAGTTGAATCCAATGAAGTGTGCCTTTGGAGTTAAAGCTGGGAACTTCTTGGGTTTTTTATTGCACCAGCGTGGTGTTGAAGTGGATCAAAACAAGTCCAAAGCCATTTTAGAGGCAAGGCCACCGAAGAATAAAAAGGAGTTACAGAGGTTCCTTGGCCAGGTAAACTACTTGAGAAGGTTCATTTCAAATTTGGCAGGTAAAACTAAAGAGTTCTCCCAGCTGTTGAAGCTCAAGGAGTCTGACGAATTTATGTGGGAGGCACACCATCAACAAGCGTTTGAAAAGATAAAGGAGTATTATATATTGCAGCCACTCCGGAGTCAATAG
- the LOC140879123 gene encoding uncharacterized protein, which produces MVISVNKVYIDLLSSKVHKGTGYHRFLSSPSRFDESILDEVEIPVYGIEEPPWTLKFDGSSTEGTPGGGIVIISPTGVKTTLSFNLDFSCTNNQADYEALVIGLEILQDLQAKNIQVIGDSQLVLRQVAGEYKCTSLSLIPYFSAASQLADDFEKINFQKKNHPSIIQKGLQVETFNLDVNLAGDWREELKEALQFPEKSTPCSLRMKVLSYVLVKGDLYRKDMDGLLLRCIGFPEAMEVMKQVHEGVCGAPQLGIKMRWLVRRRVLLAINVEGLH; this is translated from the exons ATGGTCATTAGCGTTAACAAAGTTTACATTGATTTATTGTCCTCAAAAGTCCATAAAGGGACAGGCTATCACAGATTTCTTAGCTCACCATCAAGGTTTGATGAATCAATACTGGATGAGGTGGAAATTCCTGTGTATGGGATCGAAGAACCACCATGGACATTGAAATTTGATGGGTCCAGCACTGAAGGAACTCCAGGTGGAGGCATAGTCATTATATCTCCAACCGGGGTAAAAACAACTTTATCCTTTAATTTGGATTTTTCTTGTACTAACAACCAAGCAGATTATGAAGCATTGGTGATTGGCTTGGAGATTCTCCAAGATTTGCAAGCAAAGAACATCCAAGTAATTGGAGACTCACAGTTGGTACTTCGACAAGTAGCCGGAGAATATAAATGCACTAGCCTATCATTGATCCCGTATTTTTCAGCCGCTTCCCAGTTGGCTGAtgattttgagaaaataaatttcCA AAAAAAGAATCATCCCTCCATCATACAAAAGGGATTGCAAGTTGAGACTTTTAATTTGGATGTTAATTTGGCAGGTGATTGGAGAGAGGAACTAAAAGAAGCTTTACAATTTCCCgaaaagtcaactccttgtagtTTAAGGATGAAAGTCCTTAGTTATGTATTGGTGAAAGGTGATTTATATAGAAAAGACATGGATGGGTTGCTGCTACGATGCATTGGGTTCCCCGAGGCAATGGAAGTCATGAAACAGGTTCATGAAGGAGTATGCGGTGCACCTCAGTTAGGAATTAAGATGAGATGGCTAGTGAGGAGACGTGTATTATTGGCCATCAATGTTGAAGGATTGCATTAG